One genomic segment of Kribbella jejuensis includes these proteins:
- a CDS encoding class I SAM-dependent RNA methyltransferase encodes MTDSDSLVGAVVELEVGPVAHGGHCVARHEGQVVFVRHALPGELVHARITEQTAKYLRADAVSVLTPSPQRVETPCPYAGPGLCGGCDFQHANIVEQRRLKATVVSDTLRRIGGIERTVVMESPGDDGLGWRTRMRYAVVDGRPGMFAHRSHDLIPIDRCLIAHPGTPDVLGSRWEGASSVQAVVSSEGKTAVQTDQDPGERLVEVVRERRFLVEAGGFWQVHPAAPETLVDAVLSGLEPAAGETALDLYSGVGLFAAFLAEAGCAVLAIEGDKDAVRNARRNLHDLDGVTLENGDVDRVLNQAAGQGLEHVDLVVLDPPRTGAGKDVVRRIAALGPRRVAYVACDPAALARDLKTFGRLGYGIASLRAFDLFGMTHHIECVAVLEPVDSTDAATPSRRGMGL; translated from the coding sequence GTGACAGACTCAGACAGTCTGGTCGGGGCGGTAGTTGAGCTGGAGGTAGGTCCAGTCGCGCACGGGGGACACTGCGTCGCCCGGCACGAGGGGCAGGTGGTGTTCGTCCGGCACGCGCTGCCGGGGGAGCTGGTGCACGCCCGGATCACCGAGCAGACCGCGAAATACCTGCGGGCCGATGCGGTCTCCGTGCTGACACCGTCACCGCAGCGGGTCGAGACGCCGTGCCCGTACGCCGGTCCGGGCCTGTGTGGCGGGTGTGACTTCCAGCACGCGAATATCGTCGAGCAGCGCCGGCTGAAGGCGACGGTCGTGTCGGACACGCTCCGGCGGATCGGCGGGATCGAGCGGACCGTGGTGATGGAATCGCCCGGCGACGACGGCCTCGGCTGGCGGACCCGGATGCGGTACGCCGTCGTGGACGGGCGGCCCGGGATGTTCGCGCACCGTTCGCACGACCTGATCCCGATCGACCGGTGCCTGATCGCGCATCCGGGGACTCCCGACGTACTGGGTTCGCGCTGGGAGGGGGCGTCCTCGGTGCAGGCCGTGGTCTCGTCCGAGGGCAAGACCGCCGTACAGACCGATCAGGACCCGGGGGAGCGGCTGGTCGAGGTGGTGCGGGAGCGGCGGTTCCTGGTGGAGGCCGGGGGCTTCTGGCAGGTCCACCCAGCGGCGCCTGAGACGCTCGTGGACGCCGTACTGAGTGGGCTGGAGCCTGCTGCGGGTGAGACCGCGCTGGACCTCTACTCAGGCGTCGGCCTGTTCGCTGCGTTCCTGGCTGAGGCTGGTTGTGCGGTGCTGGCGATCGAAGGCGACAAGGACGCGGTACGGAACGCCCGGCGCAACCTGCACGACCTCGACGGGGTGACGCTGGAGAACGGTGACGTCGACCGGGTGCTCAACCAGGCGGCCGGTCAGGGGCTGGAGCACGTGGACCTCGTCGTCCTCGATCCGCCACGGACCGGGGCCGGCAAGGACGTCGTACGGCGGATCGCGGCGCTCGGGCCGCGGCGCGTCGCGTATGTGGCGTGCGATCCGGCGGCGCTGGCGCGGGACCTGAAGACGTTCGGGCGGCTCGGGTACGGGATCGCGTCGCTGCGCGCGTTCGACCTGTTCGGCATGACCCACCACATCGAGTGCGTCGCCGTACTCGAGCCTGTTGACAGTACTGATGCCGCGACTCCGTCGCGGCGGGGCATGGGGCTGTAA
- a CDS encoding APC family permease has translation MTPALGDIGKRLLLGRKLRSTQLGETLLPKRIALPVFASDALSSVAYAPDEVFLTLSIAGLAAYSYSWKIGLLVAFVMLVVVASYRQNVHAYPSGGGDYEVATVNIGPTAGLTVASALMVDYVLTVAVSISSGVQNAKSALPFLEGHEVPLAVGLVLLLTAMNLRGVRESGAVFAVPTYIFMFSIIGMAIWGLIRLAAGNLPPAESAGFEVRPESGHELFTGLAAVFLLARAFSSGCAALTGVEAISNGVPAFRKPKSKNAATTLLLLGTIAVTMLMSILFLASKIGLRYAEDPATQLYRNGQPVGDGYTQKTVIGQIGDSVFSNFQPAFYVVIGATMLILVLAANTAFNGFPVLGSILARDGYLPRQLHTRGDRLAYSNGIILLALFAMALIIAFDAQVTKLIQLYIVGVFVSFTLSQFGMIRHWTRLLKTETDGAKRRHMFRSRVINTVGLTMTAVVLVIVLLTKFTHGAYIAIIAMAVLFLLMKGIHRHYETVRRQMSAEDDEPLMLPSRVHSIILVSKLHRPTLRALAFAKAARPYTLEAVTVDVDREESDALQAEWDARGIPVPLKRLASPYREITRPILQYVRDIRRQSPRDVVMVYIPEYVVGHWWEHLLHNQSALRLKGRLLFTPGVMVTSVPYQLLSSQGAEERQDRVERVAGQVRRGARKASGDR, from the coding sequence GTGACTCCCGCTTTAGGCGATATCGGCAAACGGCTGCTGCTCGGGCGCAAACTGCGCAGCACCCAGCTGGGTGAGACCCTGCTGCCGAAGCGCATCGCGCTCCCGGTGTTCGCGAGCGACGCGCTGTCGTCGGTCGCCTACGCCCCCGACGAGGTCTTCCTGACGCTGTCGATCGCCGGCCTGGCCGCGTACAGCTACTCGTGGAAGATCGGCCTGCTGGTCGCGTTCGTGATGCTCGTCGTGGTGGCGTCGTACCGGCAGAACGTGCACGCGTACCCGTCCGGCGGTGGTGACTACGAGGTCGCGACCGTGAACATCGGCCCGACCGCGGGCCTGACGGTGGCCAGCGCGCTGATGGTCGACTACGTACTGACGGTCGCGGTGTCGATCTCGTCCGGTGTCCAGAACGCGAAGTCGGCGCTGCCGTTCCTGGAGGGGCACGAGGTACCGCTGGCCGTCGGCCTGGTGTTGTTGCTGACGGCGATGAACCTGCGCGGCGTCCGCGAGTCCGGCGCGGTCTTCGCCGTACCGACGTACATCTTCATGTTCTCGATCATCGGAATGGCGATCTGGGGCCTGATCCGGCTGGCCGCCGGCAACCTCCCGCCGGCCGAGAGTGCCGGGTTCGAGGTCCGGCCGGAGAGCGGGCACGAGCTGTTCACCGGGCTGGCCGCGGTGTTCCTGCTGGCTCGGGCGTTCTCCTCCGGTTGTGCCGCGCTGACCGGTGTCGAGGCGATCAGCAACGGCGTACCGGCGTTCCGCAAGCCGAAGAGCAAGAACGCCGCGACCACGTTGCTGCTGCTCGGCACGATCGCGGTGACGATGCTGATGAGCATCCTGTTCCTGGCCAGCAAGATCGGCCTGCGGTACGCCGAGGACCCCGCCACCCAGCTGTACCGGAACGGGCAGCCCGTCGGCGACGGCTACACCCAGAAGACCGTGATCGGCCAGATCGGCGACTCGGTGTTCTCGAACTTCCAGCCGGCCTTCTACGTCGTCATCGGCGCGACCATGCTGATTCTGGTCCTGGCCGCTAACACCGCGTTCAACGGCTTCCCGGTGCTCGGCTCGATCCTGGCCCGGGACGGGTACCTGCCGCGCCAGCTGCACACCCGCGGCGACCGGCTCGCGTACAGCAACGGCATCATCCTGCTCGCGCTGTTCGCGATGGCGCTGATCATCGCGTTCGACGCCCAGGTCACCAAGCTGATCCAGCTCTACATCGTGGGTGTGTTCGTCAGCTTCACGCTCAGCCAGTTCGGCATGATCCGGCACTGGACGCGGCTGCTGAAGACCGAGACGGACGGGGCCAAACGGCGGCACATGTTCCGCTCGCGGGTGATCAACACGGTCGGCCTGACGATGACCGCGGTCGTGCTGGTGATCGTCCTGCTGACCAAGTTCACGCATGGCGCCTACATCGCGATCATCGCGATGGCCGTGCTCTTCCTACTGATGAAGGGCATCCACCGGCACTACGAGACGGTCCGCCGGCAGATGTCGGCCGAGGACGACGAGCCGTTGATGCTGCCGTCCCGGGTGCACTCGATCATCCTGGTCTCCAAGCTGCACCGGCCGACGCTGCGTGCGCTGGCCTTCGCCAAAGCGGCCCGTCCGTACACGCTGGAGGCCGTGACGGTCGACGTCGACCGGGAGGAGTCGGACGCGCTCCAGGCCGAGTGGGACGCCCGCGGTATCCCGGTACCGCTCAAGCGGCTGGCCTCGCCGTACCGGGAAATCACCCGGCCGATCCTGCAGTACGTCCGTGACATCCGCAGGCAGTCGCCGCGGGACGTGGTGATGGTCTACATCCCCGAGTATGTGGTTGGGCACTGGTGGGAGCACTTGCTGCACAACCAGAGCGCACTGCGGCTGAAGGGACGGCTCTTGTTCACACCTGGTGTGATGGTTACCTCCGTTCCTTACCAGCTGCTCTCGTCGCAGGGGGCCGAGGAGCGGCAGGACCGGGTGGAACGGGTAGCCGGCCAGGTACGGCGCGGTGCCCGCAAGGCGTCAGGAGATCGGTGA
- a CDS encoding potassium channel family protein, protein MGCGRVGSMLARGLEKRGHTVAIIDQSADAFRRLSPSYTGRTILGMGFDREVLIEAGIEDAEAFAAVSNGDNSNILAARVARETFGISNVVARIYDPGRAEVYQRLGIPTVGTVRWTVDQMMRRLLPEGSEPEWRDPSGTVRLAEVHVHADWIGRLAFDIEKATGARVAFLTRLGEGMLPKADTVIQEGDLVHVVMLEQDAPTIESQLGTKPEEA, encoded by the coding sequence ATGGGCTGCGGCCGCGTCGGGTCGATGCTCGCGCGCGGTTTGGAGAAACGCGGACACACGGTCGCCATCATCGACCAGTCCGCGGACGCCTTCCGCCGGCTGAGCCCGTCGTACACCGGCCGCACCATCCTCGGGATGGGCTTCGACCGCGAGGTGCTGATCGAGGCCGGGATCGAGGACGCCGAGGCGTTCGCCGCGGTCTCGAACGGCGACAACTCGAACATCCTCGCCGCCCGGGTGGCGCGCGAGACGTTCGGGATCAGCAACGTGGTGGCCCGGATCTACGACCCGGGCCGCGCCGAGGTGTACCAGCGGCTCGGCATCCCCACGGTCGGTACCGTGCGCTGGACCGTCGACCAGATGATGCGGCGGCTGCTCCCGGAGGGCTCCGAGCCCGAATGGCGAGACCCTTCCGGCACCGTCCGGCTCGCCGAGGTGCACGTGCACGCGGACTGGATCGGCCGGCTCGCGTTCGACATCGAGAAGGCGACCGGCGCCCGGGTCGCGTTCCTGACCCGGCTCGGCGAGGGCATGCTGCCGAAGGCCGACACCGTCATCCAAGAAGGTGACCTGGTGCACGTCGTGATGCTGGAGCAGGACGCCCCCACGATCGAGTCCCAGCTCGGCACCAAACCTGAAGAGGCCTGA
- a CDS encoding potassium channel family protein produces MRVAIAGAGNVGRSIAGELLENGHEVLLIDKDPRAIKAESVPRAEWLLADACELSSLEEAALQRCQVAIASTGDDKVNLVVSLLAKTEFGVPRTVARVNHPRNEWMFNEAWGVDVSVSTPRIMSALVEEAVSVGDLVRLFTFRQGDANLVELTLPEDSPMIGQRVGDVDWPLDTALVVILREGRVLRPDPEGTLELNDELLFVAADETEEQLEAMLSPHHQQRPE; encoded by the coding sequence ATGCGGGTTGCCATCGCGGGAGCCGGGAACGTCGGACGATCGATCGCCGGCGAACTGCTCGAGAACGGCCACGAGGTACTGCTGATCGACAAGGATCCGCGGGCGATCAAGGCCGAGTCCGTACCGCGCGCCGAGTGGCTGCTGGCCGACGCCTGCGAGCTGTCGTCGCTGGAGGAGGCGGCGCTGCAGCGCTGCCAGGTCGCGATCGCCAGCACCGGCGACGACAAGGTCAACCTGGTCGTCTCGCTGCTCGCCAAGACCGAGTTCGGTGTACCCCGGACCGTTGCCCGGGTCAACCATCCGCGGAACGAGTGGATGTTCAACGAGGCCTGGGGTGTGGACGTCTCGGTGTCCACGCCGCGGATCATGTCCGCGCTCGTGGAGGAAGCCGTCTCGGTCGGCGACCTGGTCCGGCTGTTCACCTTCCGCCAGGGCGACGCCAACCTGGTCGAGCTCACGCTGCCCGAGGACTCCCCGATGATCGGCCAGCGCGTCGGCGACGTCGACTGGCCGCTCGACACGGCGCTGGTGGTCATCCTCCGCGAGGGCCGGGTGCTGCGTCCGGACCCCGAAGGCACCCTCGAGCTCAATGACGAACTGCTCTTCGTCGCGGCCGACGAAACCGAAGAGCAGCTGGAAGCCATGCTGTCCCCTCATCACCAGCAGCGCCCCGAGTAG
- a CDS encoding aminoglycoside phosphotransferase family protein translates to METTEVTRAVAAAESVARSVGLAAGDAVVLHNSNKLALRLTGSEVMARVAPLGQEVAEFEVELAQRLAEVGAPVAELEPRAEPRVYVHDGFAVTLWRYYAPAAPQVPPADYAKALERLHAGMREVDVQAGRFTDRVAEAESIISDPELSPELAEADRRFLGDRLRDLRQAIEARTAEEQLLHGEPHPGNLLSTASGPRFIDWETCCRGPVEFDLAHVPAEVCKHYPGIDQDLLDDCRQLVLAMVAAWRWDIGDQFPDREYFGEELIRLLRAGAPWPTLDEIIKSR, encoded by the coding sequence ATGGAGACGACAGAGGTCACACGGGCGGTCGCCGCGGCGGAGTCGGTTGCACGCTCGGTCGGGCTGGCGGCCGGGGACGCTGTTGTCCTGCACAACTCGAACAAGCTGGCCCTGCGATTGACGGGCAGCGAGGTGATGGCCCGAGTTGCTCCGCTCGGGCAGGAGGTCGCCGAGTTCGAGGTCGAGCTCGCTCAGCGGCTCGCGGAGGTCGGGGCACCGGTGGCGGAGCTGGAGCCTCGGGCCGAGCCGCGGGTGTACGTGCACGACGGGTTCGCGGTGACGCTCTGGCGCTACTACGCGCCTGCGGCACCTCAGGTCCCGCCTGCTGACTACGCGAAGGCGCTCGAGCGCTTGCACGCCGGCATGCGTGAGGTCGACGTGCAGGCCGGGCGATTCACGGATCGGGTGGCGGAGGCCGAGTCGATCATCTCCGACCCGGAACTTTCACCGGAGCTCGCCGAAGCGGACCGCCGGTTCCTGGGCGACCGGCTACGAGACCTACGCCAGGCGATCGAGGCCCGCACAGCGGAGGAACAGTTGCTGCACGGTGAGCCGCATCCGGGGAATCTGCTCAGTACGGCGAGCGGCCCACGGTTCATCGACTGGGAGACGTGTTGCCGCGGGCCGGTCGAGTTCGATCTCGCGCACGTTCCGGCCGAGGTCTGCAAGCACTACCCGGGTATCGACCAGGACCTGCTCGACGACTGCCGCCAACTCGTCCTCGCGATGGTCGCCGCCTGGCGCTGGGACATCGGCGACCAGTTCCCAGACCGTGAGTACTTCGGCGAGGAGCTCATCCGCCTGCTCCGCGCCGGTGCGCCCTGGCCGACTCTCGACGAGATCATCAAGAGTCGGTAG
- a CDS encoding DUF3159 domain-containing protein codes for MAEPAAAPSKGLGSWVGMMVDVGLPWIAFTLVYGFSDHNLKLALIVAISAAAAVALYRLVRRKPIASVIAGFIGVLISAWTAHHTGQAQDAFLPGILLNAGYGVLYLVTIVTRYPLFGLLYGVITQTWLGWRNDPVLFRGLNRVTIVFAGQVAIRLLIMVPLYLAHNVNALGIAKIGLGLPFYAVTLWAAYAVLRSSMPADKWEEVKDNFAHLLRGTRPETKPEERAGSSTDS; via the coding sequence ATGGCTGAGCCGGCCGCGGCACCGTCCAAGGGACTCGGCAGCTGGGTCGGCATGATGGTCGACGTCGGCCTGCCCTGGATCGCGTTCACCCTGGTGTACGGGTTCAGCGACCACAACCTGAAGCTGGCGCTGATCGTCGCGATCTCGGCCGCTGCGGCCGTGGCGCTGTACCGGCTGGTCCGGCGCAAGCCGATCGCCAGCGTGATCGCCGGGTTCATCGGCGTCCTGATCTCGGCTTGGACGGCACACCACACCGGCCAGGCCCAGGACGCGTTCCTGCCCGGCATCCTACTGAACGCCGGCTACGGCGTGCTGTACCTGGTGACGATCGTGACCCGGTACCCGCTGTTCGGCCTGCTGTACGGCGTGATCACGCAGACCTGGCTCGGCTGGCGCAACGACCCGGTCCTGTTCCGTGGCCTGAACCGCGTCACGATCGTCTTCGCCGGCCAGGTCGCGATCCGGCTGCTGATCATGGTGCCGCTGTACCTCGCGCACAACGTGAACGCGCTCGGCATCGCGAAGATCGGTCTCGGCCTCCCGTTCTACGCCGTCACGCTGTGGGCCGCGTACGCCGTACTCCGCTCGTCGATGCCGGCGGACAAGTGGGAAGAGGTCAAGGACAACTTCGCCCACCTGCTCCGCGGCACCAGGCCCGAGACCAAGCCTGAGGAACGCGCAGGATCCTCTACCGACTCTTGA
- a CDS encoding OB-fold nucleic acid binding domain-containing protein, protein MGSNKPAGLWKRAFRGLAGDRDQQDAEVLQDFAQDCGARSITGCHDRELVTLYGTLRTITFSPRGGVPALEGELYDGTGTVKLIWLGRRKIGGIHAGSELIASGRIGVVDGDRVMFNPRYELRPQEAHG, encoded by the coding sequence ATGGGTAGCAACAAACCCGCGGGGCTGTGGAAGCGTGCCTTCCGCGGTCTGGCCGGCGACCGCGATCAGCAGGACGCGGAGGTCCTGCAGGACTTCGCGCAGGACTGTGGTGCGCGCTCGATCACCGGCTGCCACGACCGCGAACTCGTCACGCTGTACGGCACGCTGCGCACCATCACGTTCAGCCCGCGCGGCGGCGTACCCGCACTGGAGGGTGAGTTGTACGACGGAACCGGCACGGTCAAGCTGATCTGGCTCGGTCGTCGCAAGATCGGCGGCATCCACGCCGGCTCGGAGCTGATCGCCTCCGGCCGGATCGGCGTCGTCGACGGCGACCGGGTGATGTTCAACCCGCGCTACGAGCTCCGGCCCCAAGAAGCTCATGGCTGA
- a CDS encoding DUF3710 domain-containing protein — protein sequence MIFRRKGKNDEPETSETVEEAESNRPDARAEGPFDSAEVEAADLEADDRIDLGALRVAGMPGMELGLQVDEQSGVVQAVLLMLDDSALELRAFAAPKTTGIWDEVRQEIVGEAAKMGGTATETEGPFGTELQLVVPVEDPEGQVFSQTSRVIGVDGPRWLLRATVLGRAAVEPDAAEPMIDTLRNVIVVRGNEPMAVRESLPLRLPEGAQPNDAEQA from the coding sequence GTGATCTTCCGCCGTAAGGGCAAGAACGACGAGCCCGAGACGAGCGAGACCGTCGAGGAGGCTGAGTCGAACCGGCCGGACGCCCGCGCCGAAGGTCCGTTCGACTCGGCCGAGGTCGAGGCGGCCGACCTGGAGGCCGACGACCGGATCGACCTCGGCGCGCTGCGGGTCGCGGGGATGCCCGGCATGGAGCTGGGGCTGCAGGTCGACGAGCAGAGTGGTGTCGTGCAGGCGGTGTTGCTGATGCTGGACGACTCCGCGCTGGAGCTGCGCGCGTTCGCGGCGCCCAAGACGACCGGCATCTGGGACGAGGTCCGCCAGGAGATCGTCGGCGAGGCCGCGAAGATGGGCGGTACGGCGACCGAGACCGAGGGGCCGTTCGGCACCGAGTTGCAACTGGTCGTGCCGGTCGAGGACCCCGAAGGTCAGGTCTTCAGCCAGACGTCGCGGGTGATCGGCGTCGACGGCCCGCGCTGGCTGCTTCGCGCCACCGTGCTGGGCCGCGCCGCGGTCGAGCCGGACGCCGCCGAGCCGATGATCGACACGCTCCGCAACGTGATCGTGGTCCGCGGGAACGAGCCGATGGCGGTCCGCGAGTCGCTGCCGCTGCGGCTGCCCGAGGGCGCCCAGCCGAACGACGCCGAGCAGGCGTAA
- the dut gene encoding dUTP diphosphatase produces MTEVLIQRLDPDLPLPAYAHPGDAGADLVAAADLTLKPGERGLVGTGIAIALQDGYAAFVHPRSGLAAKHGVSIVNAPGTVDAGYRGEIKINLINLDPHAEVTIRRGDRIAQLVVQQVEKARFVEVTSLPGSARGEQGHGSTGGFGDVTR; encoded by the coding sequence GTGACCGAGGTACTCATCCAGCGACTCGACCCCGACCTCCCGCTGCCGGCCTACGCGCACCCCGGCGACGCCGGCGCGGACCTGGTGGCGGCCGCCGACCTGACCCTGAAGCCGGGGGAGCGCGGGCTGGTCGGTACCGGCATCGCGATCGCCCTGCAGGACGGGTACGCCGCGTTCGTGCACCCGCGCTCCGGCCTGGCCGCGAAGCACGGCGTCTCGATCGTGAACGCCCCCGGCACCGTCGACGCCGGGTACCGCGGCGAGATCAAGATCAACCTGATCAACCTCGACCCGCACGCCGAGGTGACGATCCGGCGCGGCGACCGGATCGCGCAGCTGGTCGTCCAGCAGGTGGAGAAGGCCCGGTTCGTCGAGGTGACCTCGCTGCCGGGTTCCGCGCGCGGCGAGCAGGGGCACGGGTCGACCGGCGGTTTCGGCGATGTGACACGCTGA
- a CDS encoding DUF3093 domain-containing protein has protein sequence MGLEENKYRESLRVPVSWWIIAAATVITLFVIVAVPVNTLAGAIVGGLAAVLLLALFLRYGGARVEVDEQRLRAGRAEIDRTYLGDVEALTGDAARNAFGRDCDPKAYLVLRSYLPGAVRVQITDPADPAPYWLIATRHPDRLAAALSGHSVGRS, from the coding sequence GTGGGCCTGGAAGAGAACAAGTATCGCGAGAGTCTGCGGGTGCCGGTGTCGTGGTGGATCATCGCCGCCGCCACCGTGATCACCCTGTTCGTCATCGTCGCCGTGCCGGTCAACACCCTCGCCGGCGCGATCGTCGGCGGCCTCGCCGCGGTACTGCTGCTGGCGTTGTTCCTGCGGTACGGCGGGGCGCGGGTGGAGGTCGACGAGCAACGGCTGCGCGCCGGGCGCGCCGAGATCGACCGTACGTACCTGGGCGACGTCGAGGCACTGACCGGTGACGCGGCGCGCAACGCGTTCGGCCGGGACTGCGACCCGAAGGCGTACCTGGTACTGCGTAGCTACCTGCCCGGCGCGGTCCGGGTCCAGATCACCGACCCGGCCGACCCGGCGCCGTACTGGCTGATCGCCACGCGGCATCCCGATCGATTGGCTGCCGCGCTCAGCGGGCACAGCGTGGGAAGATCCTGA
- a CDS encoding DUF4235 domain-containing protein gives MVGAKIGWKLVQAAFTIVVGLAASKAVSTAWKLGSGGKPPKDGQGEYLEVMSWAAASAAAAAAARLFAERRAAAYYLKSTGHAPPGYVKDSTAPLIKGTDTGLVKKQD, from the coding sequence GTGGTCGGAGCGAAGATCGGCTGGAAGCTGGTGCAGGCCGCATTCACGATCGTGGTGGGCCTGGCCGCGAGCAAGGCGGTCAGCACGGCCTGGAAGCTGGGGTCCGGTGGCAAACCGCCGAAGGACGGCCAGGGCGAGTACCTGGAGGTCATGAGCTGGGCCGCCGCGAGTGCCGCGGCCGCAGCGGCGGCGAGGTTGTTCGCGGAGCGCCGCGCCGCGGCGTACTACCTGAAGTCCACGGGCCACGCGCCGCCCGGTTACGTCAAGGACTCGACTGCCCCGCTGATCAAGGGCACCGACACCGGGTTGGTCAAGAAGCAGGACTGA
- a CDS encoding DUF4193 domain-containing protein, translating into MATDYDAPRKTDEDASEESIEELKTRRHDKNSGKVDEDEAEAAESFELPGADLSHEELAVRVLPRQADEFTCSSCFLVHHRSQLAETKNGQLICRDCAA; encoded by the coding sequence ATGGCGACTGATTACGACGCCCCGCGCAAGACGGACGAGGACGCTTCCGAAGAGTCGATCGAGGAGCTGAAGACACGCCGTCACGACAAGAACTCCGGCAAGGTCGACGAGGACGAGGCCGAGGCCGCGGAGAGCTTCGAGCTGCCCGGCGCCGACCTGAGCCACGAGGAGCTGGCGGTCCGGGTCCTCCCGCGCCAGGCCGACGAGTTCACCTGTTCGAGCTGCTTCCTGGTTCACCACCGCAGCCAGCTCGCCGAAACGAAGAACGGGCAGCTGATCTGCCGCGACTGCGCAGCCTGA
- a CDS encoding inositol monophosphatase family protein has translation MTSPDELLKLAVDVAEEAARLIVERRRGTITVADTKSTITDVVTAVDRESEELIRARVLKARPDDSFLGEEGDDVVGTSGVRWVVDPIDGTVNYLYDLPTYAVSIAVEVDGETVAGVVVDAPKGEVFTATRGGGAFADGKPIRVSGETELAKALVGTGFGYDPARRQVQAEVIQQLITKVRDIRRIGVGAIDLCYVACGRLDVVFERGLNPWDYGAGALIAAEAGARIGGLHGAPVSPEMSIAASPALFEPFHDLLAASDPLRA, from the coding sequence ATGACTTCCCCCGATGAATTGCTGAAGCTTGCGGTTGACGTGGCGGAGGAGGCGGCGCGGCTGATCGTCGAGCGCCGCCGCGGCACGATCACCGTCGCCGACACCAAGAGCACGATCACCGACGTGGTCACCGCGGTCGACCGGGAGTCCGAGGAGCTGATCCGCGCCCGGGTGCTGAAGGCCCGGCCGGACGACTCGTTCCTCGGCGAGGAGGGCGACGACGTGGTCGGTACCAGCGGCGTGCGCTGGGTGGTCGACCCGATCGACGGCACGGTCAACTACCTGTACGACCTCCCGACGTACGCCGTGTCGATCGCCGTCGAGGTGGACGGCGAGACGGTCGCCGGGGTGGTCGTGGACGCGCCGAAGGGCGAGGTTTTCACGGCGACACGCGGTGGCGGGGCGTTCGCCGACGGCAAGCCGATCCGGGTGTCCGGCGAGACCGAGCTGGCGAAGGCGCTGGTCGGTACCGGCTTCGGCTACGACCCTGCCCGCCGGCAGGTACAGGCCGAGGTGATCCAGCAGCTGATCACCAAGGTCCGCGACATCCGCCGGATCGGGGTCGGCGCGATCGACCTCTGCTACGTAGCGTGCGGGCGGCTGGACGTGGTCTTCGAACGCGGACTGAACCCGTGGGACTACGGAGCGGGTGCACTGATCGCGGCCGAGGCCGGCGCGCGGATCGGCGGGCTGCACGGCGCCCCCGTGTCTCCGGAGATGTCGATCGCGGCCAGTCCCGCACTCTTCGAGCCGTTCCACGACTTGCTCGCCGCCAGCGACCCGCTGCGCGCTTAG